A region of Syngnathoides biaculeatus isolate LvHL_M chromosome 20, ASM1980259v1, whole genome shotgun sequence DNA encodes the following proteins:
- the LOC133493199 gene encoding uncharacterized protein LOC133493199 isoform X7 has translation MKYSDITEYLHRERQKPVPPHVIEEVEDEEVHHIEEEETNLVIKQRERAHPHIKEGEKLEPAPVKKEDAEEYPHIKHEVEEDIKFPPIGVSLKSVDEGRSEESRGAEPPSSNSSQHVTLEGDGSRRGGSQPGGLLATLSDSDDKTSHSSDYDNEGRQSQFDMTFQTDNKQWNCSQCGKTFVNENILKKHMKTHSAEKLFACLVCGQRFSRNQHLRHARTHTGKPAGLFDKTHSNCARSLKLAAEMPNRSSMVQTHKSTKHMTRYKQIKDRKHPTAKGLLELSGIQGEHSYAKQATPSETSVTNSSSECVDKSPFSVDATSSRSENLTSSESAEKQSCSSQRCKMKRDEYQRLLIENSHLKSALNDSRITQETFKDNNKKVNYYTGLQSYKTMITIFEYIEEFIPEKTHTHRSLSKFQKFILALMKLRHNFPEQDLAYRFDVSQATVSRTFLSVIHVMYIRLQRYIYWPEREDLRMSMPLEFRKYFSLNVCVIIDCLEIFIERPSDLKSRAQTWSSYQHHNTAKYLLGITPQGSVSFISKGWGGRTSDKYITENCGLLKKLHPGDVVLAYRGFDTKECVGFMCAEVKIPGFTKGRSQLPGLEIEKTRSIALMRIHGERVMNLVRNKYMILSGTLPTGYLLSPNGSTPAVDKIVTVCCCLANFCSSVAPFN, from the exons ACATCACTGAATATCTTCATCGTGAGCGGCAGAAACCAGTGCCCCCTCACGTTATAGAGGAAGTGGAGGATGAAGAGGTCCACCACATCGAGGAAGAGGAGACCAATTTGGTTATAAAACAACGGGAAAGAGCACACCCCCACATCAAGGAGGGAGAGAAATTGGAGCCCGCTCCTGTTAAAAAAGAGGATGCAGAAGAGTACCCCCACATCAAACATGAAGTAGAGGAGGACATCAAGTTTCCACCAATTGGTGTCTCTTTGAAAAGTGTAGATGAAGGTCGAAGTGAGGAGAGCAGAGGGGCAGAGCCCCCAAGCAGCAACTCAAGTCAACACGTGACATTAGAAGGTGATGGAAGCCGCCGTGGAGGATCACAGCCAGGTGGCCTCTTAGCTACCTTATCAGACAGTGATGACAAAACATCACACTCTTCTGACTATGATAATGAAGGCAGACAGTCTCAATTTGATATGACATTTCAAACTGACAACAAACAATGGAACTGTTCTCAGTGTGgcaaaacatttgtgaatgagaatattttgaaaaagcacATGAAAACACACAGCGCTGAGAAACTTTTTGCCtgtttagtttgtggtcaaagattctctcggaACCAACACTTAAGACAtgcaagaacccacactg GAAAACCAGCAGGTCTTTTTGATAAAACACATTCTAATTGTGCCCGTTCCCTAAAGCTTGCTGCAGAAATGCCTAACAGATCATCAATGGTACAGACACATAAATCTACAAAACATATGACAAGGTACAAGCAAATAAAAGACAGAAAACACCCAACTGCAAAAGGTCTGTTGGAGTTGTCAGGTATACAAGGTGAACATTCATATGCAAAGCAAGCCACACCATCAGAAACATCTGTGACTAACTCATCTTCAGAATGTGTGGACAAGTCACCATTTTCTGTTGATGCGACATCATCTCGATCAGAAAATTTAACATCATCAGAATCTGCTGAAAAACAATCATGCAGTTCCCAGCGATGCAAGATGAAAAGGGATGAATATCAAAGACTTCTTATTGAAAATTCTCATCTAAAGTCAGCATTAAACGATTCAAGAATAACACAAGAGACTttcaaagacaacaacaaaaaagtgaacTATTACACAGGTCTTCAGAgctacaaaacaatgatcactatTTTTGAGTACATTGAAGAATTCAttccagagaaaacacacacacatcgttCTTTAAGTAAGTTTCAAAAGTTCATTTTAGCCTTGATGAAACTGAGACACAATTTTCCTGAACAAGACCTGGCATATAGATTTGATGTATCTCAAGCAACTGTGTCTCGTACATTTTTGTCTGTTATTCATGTAATGTACATCAGGCTACAAAGATATATTTACTGGCCGGAAAGAGAAGACTTGAGAATGTCAATGCCGCTagaatttagaaaatatttttctttaaatgtttgTGTTATCATTGACTGtttggaaattttcatcgagAGGCCTTCAGATTTGAAATCCCGCGCTCAAACATGGTCGTCTTATCAGCACCACAACACTGCCAAATATCTTCTTGGAATTACTCCTCAGGGTTCAGTTTCGTTCATTTCAAAAGGTTGGGGAGGTCGTACAAGTGATAAGTACATTACTGAAAACTGCGGGTTATTAAAAAAACTTCATCCAGGAGATGTCGTGCTTGCATATCGTGGTTTTGACACAAAAGAGTGTGTTGGTTTTATGTGTGCTGAGGTAAAAATACCTGGATTCACCAAAGGCAGATCTCAGTTGCCAGGATTAGAGATTGAGAAAACACGCAGTATTGCACTTATGAGAATTCATGGAGAGCGTGTTATGAATTTAGtgagaaataaatacatgatcTTATCTGGAACATTACCAACCGGTTATTTATTAAGTCCAAATGGTAGCACCCCTGCAGTAGACAAAATTGTAACAGTATGCTGCTGTTTGGCCAATTTTTGCAGTTCGGTTGCTCCTTTCAATTGA
- the LOC133493199 gene encoding uncharacterized protein LOC133493199 isoform X4 produces the protein MPERAENNGDPLRTSTPSSRVYPHANGSACHTSGSQTSSKSLPVLLETMKYSDITEYLHRERQKPVPPHVIEEVEDEEVHHIEEEETNLVIKQRERAHPHIKEGEKLEPAPVKKEDAEEYPHIKHEVEEDIKFPPIGVSLKSVDEGRSEESRGAEPPSSNSSQHVTLEGDGSRRGGSQPGGLLATLSDSDDKTSHSSDYDNEGRQSQFDMTFQTDNKQWNCSQCGKTFVNENILKKHMKTHSAEKLFACLVCGQRFSRNQHLRHARTHTGKPAGLFDKTHSNCARSLKLAAEMPNRSSMVQTHKSTKHMTRYKQIKDRKHPTAKGLLELSGIQGEHSYAKQATPSETSVTNSSSECVDKSPFSVDATSSRSENLTSSESAEKQSCSSQRCKMKRDEYQRLLIENSHLKSALNDSRITQETFKDNNKKVNYYTGLQSYKTMITIFEYIEEFIPEKTHTHRSLSKFQKFILALMKLRHNFPEQDLAYRFDVSQATVSRTFLSVIHVMYIRLQRYIYWPEREDLRMSMPLEFRKYFSLNVCVIIDCLEIFIERPSDLKSRAQTWSSYQHHNTAKYLLGITPQGSVSFISKGWGGRTSDKYITENCGLLKKLHPGDVVLAYRGFDTKECVGFMCAEVKIPGFTKGRSQLPGLEIEKTRSIALMRIHGERVMNLVRNKYMILSGTLPTGYLLSPNGSTPAVDKIVTVCCCLANFCSSVAPFN, from the exons ACATCACTGAATATCTTCATCGTGAGCGGCAGAAACCAGTGCCCCCTCACGTTATAGAGGAAGTGGAGGATGAAGAGGTCCACCACATCGAGGAAGAGGAGACCAATTTGGTTATAAAACAACGGGAAAGAGCACACCCCCACATCAAGGAGGGAGAGAAATTGGAGCCCGCTCCTGTTAAAAAAGAGGATGCAGAAGAGTACCCCCACATCAAACATGAAGTAGAGGAGGACATCAAGTTTCCACCAATTGGTGTCTCTTTGAAAAGTGTAGATGAAGGTCGAAGTGAGGAGAGCAGAGGGGCAGAGCCCCCAAGCAGCAACTCAAGTCAACACGTGACATTAGAAGGTGATGGAAGCCGCCGTGGAGGATCACAGCCAGGTGGCCTCTTAGCTACCTTATCAGACAGTGATGACAAAACATCACACTCTTCTGACTATGATAATGAAGGCAGACAGTCTCAATTTGATATGACATTTCAAACTGACAACAAACAATGGAACTGTTCTCAGTGTGgcaaaacatttgtgaatgagaatattttgaaaaagcacATGAAAACACACAGCGCTGAGAAACTTTTTGCCtgtttagtttgtggtcaaagattctctcggaACCAACACTTAAGACAtgcaagaacccacactg GAAAACCAGCAGGTCTTTTTGATAAAACACATTCTAATTGTGCCCGTTCCCTAAAGCTTGCTGCAGAAATGCCTAACAGATCATCAATGGTACAGACACATAAATCTACAAAACATATGACAAGGTACAAGCAAATAAAAGACAGAAAACACCCAACTGCAAAAGGTCTGTTGGAGTTGTCAGGTATACAAGGTGAACATTCATATGCAAAGCAAGCCACACCATCAGAAACATCTGTGACTAACTCATCTTCAGAATGTGTGGACAAGTCACCATTTTCTGTTGATGCGACATCATCTCGATCAGAAAATTTAACATCATCAGAATCTGCTGAAAAACAATCATGCAGTTCCCAGCGATGCAAGATGAAAAGGGATGAATATCAAAGACTTCTTATTGAAAATTCTCATCTAAAGTCAGCATTAAACGATTCAAGAATAACACAAGAGACTttcaaagacaacaacaaaaaagtgaacTATTACACAGGTCTTCAGAgctacaaaacaatgatcactatTTTTGAGTACATTGAAGAATTCAttccagagaaaacacacacacatcgttCTTTAAGTAAGTTTCAAAAGTTCATTTTAGCCTTGATGAAACTGAGACACAATTTTCCTGAACAAGACCTGGCATATAGATTTGATGTATCTCAAGCAACTGTGTCTCGTACATTTTTGTCTGTTATTCATGTAATGTACATCAGGCTACAAAGATATATTTACTGGCCGGAAAGAGAAGACTTGAGAATGTCAATGCCGCTagaatttagaaaatatttttctttaaatgtttgTGTTATCATTGACTGtttggaaattttcatcgagAGGCCTTCAGATTTGAAATCCCGCGCTCAAACATGGTCGTCTTATCAGCACCACAACACTGCCAAATATCTTCTTGGAATTACTCCTCAGGGTTCAGTTTCGTTCATTTCAAAAGGTTGGGGAGGTCGTACAAGTGATAAGTACATTACTGAAAACTGCGGGTTATTAAAAAAACTTCATCCAGGAGATGTCGTGCTTGCATATCGTGGTTTTGACACAAAAGAGTGTGTTGGTTTTATGTGTGCTGAGGTAAAAATACCTGGATTCACCAAAGGCAGATCTCAGTTGCCAGGATTAGAGATTGAGAAAACACGCAGTATTGCACTTATGAGAATTCATGGAGAGCGTGTTATGAATTTAGtgagaaataaatacatgatcTTATCTGGAACATTACCAACCGGTTATTTATTAAGTCCAAATGGTAGCACCCCTGCAGTAGACAAAATTGTAACAGTATGCTGCTGTTTGGCCAATTTTTGCAGTTCGGTTGCTCCTTTCAATTGA
- the LOC133493199 gene encoding uncharacterized protein LOC133493199 isoform X2 — protein MTAGIGSSTPLNPREVKRQRKSIDRGVKMCARTSAAYQDELWGPKEEKKPQRQLLDAVFNLQPRIVLRRADITEYLHRERQKPVPPHVIEEVEDEEVHHIEEEETNLVIKQRERAHPHIKEGEKLEPAPVKKEDAEEYPHIKHEVEEDIKFPPIGVSLKSVDEGRSEESRGAEPPSSNSSQHVTLEGDGSRRGGSQPGGLLATLSDSDDKTSHSSDYDNEGRQSQFDMTFQTDNKQWNCSQCGKTFVNENILKKHMKTHSAEKLFACLVCGQRFSRNQHLRHARTHTGKPAGLFDKTHSNCARSLKLAAEMPNRSSMVQTHKSTKHMTRYKQIKDRKHPTAKGLLELSGIQGEHSYAKQATPSETSVTNSSSECVDKSPFSVDATSSRSENLTSSESAEKQSCSSQRCKMKRDEYQRLLIENSHLKSALNDSRITQETFKDNNKKVNYYTGLQSYKTMITIFEYIEEFIPEKTHTHRSLSKFQKFILALMKLRHNFPEQDLAYRFDVSQATVSRTFLSVIHVMYIRLQRYIYWPEREDLRMSMPLEFRKYFSLNVCVIIDCLEIFIERPSDLKSRAQTWSSYQHHNTAKYLLGITPQGSVSFISKGWGGRTSDKYITENCGLLKKLHPGDVVLAYRGFDTKECVGFMCAEVKIPGFTKGRSQLPGLEIEKTRSIALMRIHGERVMNLVRNKYMILSGTLPTGYLLSPNGSTPAVDKIVTVCCCLANFCSSVAPFN, from the exons ACATCACTGAATATCTTCATCGTGAGCGGCAGAAACCAGTGCCCCCTCACGTTATAGAGGAAGTGGAGGATGAAGAGGTCCACCACATCGAGGAAGAGGAGACCAATTTGGTTATAAAACAACGGGAAAGAGCACACCCCCACATCAAGGAGGGAGAGAAATTGGAGCCCGCTCCTGTTAAAAAAGAGGATGCAGAAGAGTACCCCCACATCAAACATGAAGTAGAGGAGGACATCAAGTTTCCACCAATTGGTGTCTCTTTGAAAAGTGTAGATGAAGGTCGAAGTGAGGAGAGCAGAGGGGCAGAGCCCCCAAGCAGCAACTCAAGTCAACACGTGACATTAGAAGGTGATGGAAGCCGCCGTGGAGGATCACAGCCAGGTGGCCTCTTAGCTACCTTATCAGACAGTGATGACAAAACATCACACTCTTCTGACTATGATAATGAAGGCAGACAGTCTCAATTTGATATGACATTTCAAACTGACAACAAACAATGGAACTGTTCTCAGTGTGgcaaaacatttgtgaatgagaatattttgaaaaagcacATGAAAACACACAGCGCTGAGAAACTTTTTGCCtgtttagtttgtggtcaaagattctctcggaACCAACACTTAAGACAtgcaagaacccacactg GAAAACCAGCAGGTCTTTTTGATAAAACACATTCTAATTGTGCCCGTTCCCTAAAGCTTGCTGCAGAAATGCCTAACAGATCATCAATGGTACAGACACATAAATCTACAAAACATATGACAAGGTACAAGCAAATAAAAGACAGAAAACACCCAACTGCAAAAGGTCTGTTGGAGTTGTCAGGTATACAAGGTGAACATTCATATGCAAAGCAAGCCACACCATCAGAAACATCTGTGACTAACTCATCTTCAGAATGTGTGGACAAGTCACCATTTTCTGTTGATGCGACATCATCTCGATCAGAAAATTTAACATCATCAGAATCTGCTGAAAAACAATCATGCAGTTCCCAGCGATGCAAGATGAAAAGGGATGAATATCAAAGACTTCTTATTGAAAATTCTCATCTAAAGTCAGCATTAAACGATTCAAGAATAACACAAGAGACTttcaaagacaacaacaaaaaagtgaacTATTACACAGGTCTTCAGAgctacaaaacaatgatcactatTTTTGAGTACATTGAAGAATTCAttccagagaaaacacacacacatcgttCTTTAAGTAAGTTTCAAAAGTTCATTTTAGCCTTGATGAAACTGAGACACAATTTTCCTGAACAAGACCTGGCATATAGATTTGATGTATCTCAAGCAACTGTGTCTCGTACATTTTTGTCTGTTATTCATGTAATGTACATCAGGCTACAAAGATATATTTACTGGCCGGAAAGAGAAGACTTGAGAATGTCAATGCCGCTagaatttagaaaatatttttctttaaatgtttgTGTTATCATTGACTGtttggaaattttcatcgagAGGCCTTCAGATTTGAAATCCCGCGCTCAAACATGGTCGTCTTATCAGCACCACAACACTGCCAAATATCTTCTTGGAATTACTCCTCAGGGTTCAGTTTCGTTCATTTCAAAAGGTTGGGGAGGTCGTACAAGTGATAAGTACATTACTGAAAACTGCGGGTTATTAAAAAAACTTCATCCAGGAGATGTCGTGCTTGCATATCGTGGTTTTGACACAAAAGAGTGTGTTGGTTTTATGTGTGCTGAGGTAAAAATACCTGGATTCACCAAAGGCAGATCTCAGTTGCCAGGATTAGAGATTGAGAAAACACGCAGTATTGCACTTATGAGAATTCATGGAGAGCGTGTTATGAATTTAGtgagaaataaatacatgatcTTATCTGGAACATTACCAACCGGTTATTTATTAAGTCCAAATGGTAGCACCCCTGCAGTAGACAAAATTGTAACAGTATGCTGCTGTTTGGCCAATTTTTGCAGTTCGGTTGCTCCTTTCAATTGA
- the LOC133493199 gene encoding uncharacterized protein LOC133493199 isoform X5, with protein sequence MCARTSAAYQDELWGPKEEKKPQRQLLDAVFNLQPRIVLRRADITEYLHRERQKPVPPHVIEEVEDEEVHHIEEEETNLVIKQRERAHPHIKEGEKLEPAPVKKEDAEEYPHIKHEVEEDIKFPPIGVSLKSVDEGRSEESRGAEPPSSNSSQHVTLEGDGSRRGGSQPGGLLATLSDSDDKTSHSSDYDNEGRQSQFDMTFQTDNKQWNCSQCGKTFVNENILKKHMKTHSAEKLFACLVCGQRFSRNQHLRHARTHTGKPAGLFDKTHSNCARSLKLAAEMPNRSSMVQTHKSTKHMTRYKQIKDRKHPTAKGLLELSGIQGEHSYAKQATPSETSVTNSSSECVDKSPFSVDATSSRSENLTSSESAEKQSCSSQRCKMKRDEYQRLLIENSHLKSALNDSRITQETFKDNNKKVNYYTGLQSYKTMITIFEYIEEFIPEKTHTHRSLSKFQKFILALMKLRHNFPEQDLAYRFDVSQATVSRTFLSVIHVMYIRLQRYIYWPEREDLRMSMPLEFRKYFSLNVCVIIDCLEIFIERPSDLKSRAQTWSSYQHHNTAKYLLGITPQGSVSFISKGWGGRTSDKYITENCGLLKKLHPGDVVLAYRGFDTKECVGFMCAEVKIPGFTKGRSQLPGLEIEKTRSIALMRIHGERVMNLVRNKYMILSGTLPTGYLLSPNGSTPAVDKIVTVCCCLANFCSSVAPFN encoded by the exons ACATCACTGAATATCTTCATCGTGAGCGGCAGAAACCAGTGCCCCCTCACGTTATAGAGGAAGTGGAGGATGAAGAGGTCCACCACATCGAGGAAGAGGAGACCAATTTGGTTATAAAACAACGGGAAAGAGCACACCCCCACATCAAGGAGGGAGAGAAATTGGAGCCCGCTCCTGTTAAAAAAGAGGATGCAGAAGAGTACCCCCACATCAAACATGAAGTAGAGGAGGACATCAAGTTTCCACCAATTGGTGTCTCTTTGAAAAGTGTAGATGAAGGTCGAAGTGAGGAGAGCAGAGGGGCAGAGCCCCCAAGCAGCAACTCAAGTCAACACGTGACATTAGAAGGTGATGGAAGCCGCCGTGGAGGATCACAGCCAGGTGGCCTCTTAGCTACCTTATCAGACAGTGATGACAAAACATCACACTCTTCTGACTATGATAATGAAGGCAGACAGTCTCAATTTGATATGACATTTCAAACTGACAACAAACAATGGAACTGTTCTCAGTGTGgcaaaacatttgtgaatgagaatattttgaaaaagcacATGAAAACACACAGCGCTGAGAAACTTTTTGCCtgtttagtttgtggtcaaagattctctcggaACCAACACTTAAGACAtgcaagaacccacactg GAAAACCAGCAGGTCTTTTTGATAAAACACATTCTAATTGTGCCCGTTCCCTAAAGCTTGCTGCAGAAATGCCTAACAGATCATCAATGGTACAGACACATAAATCTACAAAACATATGACAAGGTACAAGCAAATAAAAGACAGAAAACACCCAACTGCAAAAGGTCTGTTGGAGTTGTCAGGTATACAAGGTGAACATTCATATGCAAAGCAAGCCACACCATCAGAAACATCTGTGACTAACTCATCTTCAGAATGTGTGGACAAGTCACCATTTTCTGTTGATGCGACATCATCTCGATCAGAAAATTTAACATCATCAGAATCTGCTGAAAAACAATCATGCAGTTCCCAGCGATGCAAGATGAAAAGGGATGAATATCAAAGACTTCTTATTGAAAATTCTCATCTAAAGTCAGCATTAAACGATTCAAGAATAACACAAGAGACTttcaaagacaacaacaaaaaagtgaacTATTACACAGGTCTTCAGAgctacaaaacaatgatcactatTTTTGAGTACATTGAAGAATTCAttccagagaaaacacacacacatcgttCTTTAAGTAAGTTTCAAAAGTTCATTTTAGCCTTGATGAAACTGAGACACAATTTTCCTGAACAAGACCTGGCATATAGATTTGATGTATCTCAAGCAACTGTGTCTCGTACATTTTTGTCTGTTATTCATGTAATGTACATCAGGCTACAAAGATATATTTACTGGCCGGAAAGAGAAGACTTGAGAATGTCAATGCCGCTagaatttagaaaatatttttctttaaatgtttgTGTTATCATTGACTGtttggaaattttcatcgagAGGCCTTCAGATTTGAAATCCCGCGCTCAAACATGGTCGTCTTATCAGCACCACAACACTGCCAAATATCTTCTTGGAATTACTCCTCAGGGTTCAGTTTCGTTCATTTCAAAAGGTTGGGGAGGTCGTACAAGTGATAAGTACATTACTGAAAACTGCGGGTTATTAAAAAAACTTCATCCAGGAGATGTCGTGCTTGCATATCGTGGTTTTGACACAAAAGAGTGTGTTGGTTTTATGTGTGCTGAGGTAAAAATACCTGGATTCACCAAAGGCAGATCTCAGTTGCCAGGATTAGAGATTGAGAAAACACGCAGTATTGCACTTATGAGAATTCATGGAGAGCGTGTTATGAATTTAGtgagaaataaatacatgatcTTATCTGGAACATTACCAACCGGTTATTTATTAAGTCCAAATGGTAGCACCCCTGCAGTAGACAAAATTGTAACAGTATGCTGCTGTTTGGCCAATTTTTGCAGTTCGGTTGCTCCTTTCAATTGA
- the LOC133493199 gene encoding uncharacterized protein LOC133493199 isoform X3, producing the protein MAGIGSSTPLNPREVKRQRKSIDRGVKMCARTSAAYQDELWGPKEEKKPQRQLLDAVFNLQPRIVLRRADITEYLHRERQKPVPPHVIEEVEDEEVHHIEEEETNLVIKQRERAHPHIKEGEKLEPAPVKKEDAEEYPHIKHEVEEDIKFPPIGVSLKSVDEGRSEESRGAEPPSSNSSQHVTLEGDGSRRGGSQPGGLLATLSDSDDKTSHSSDYDNEGRQSQFDMTFQTDNKQWNCSQCGKTFVNENILKKHMKTHSAEKLFACLVCGQRFSRNQHLRHARTHTGKPAGLFDKTHSNCARSLKLAAEMPNRSSMVQTHKSTKHMTRYKQIKDRKHPTAKGLLELSGIQGEHSYAKQATPSETSVTNSSSECVDKSPFSVDATSSRSENLTSSESAEKQSCSSQRCKMKRDEYQRLLIENSHLKSALNDSRITQETFKDNNKKVNYYTGLQSYKTMITIFEYIEEFIPEKTHTHRSLSKFQKFILALMKLRHNFPEQDLAYRFDVSQATVSRTFLSVIHVMYIRLQRYIYWPEREDLRMSMPLEFRKYFSLNVCVIIDCLEIFIERPSDLKSRAQTWSSYQHHNTAKYLLGITPQGSVSFISKGWGGRTSDKYITENCGLLKKLHPGDVVLAYRGFDTKECVGFMCAEVKIPGFTKGRSQLPGLEIEKTRSIALMRIHGERVMNLVRNKYMILSGTLPTGYLLSPNGSTPAVDKIVTVCCCLANFCSSVAPFN; encoded by the exons ACATCACTGAATATCTTCATCGTGAGCGGCAGAAACCAGTGCCCCCTCACGTTATAGAGGAAGTGGAGGATGAAGAGGTCCACCACATCGAGGAAGAGGAGACCAATTTGGTTATAAAACAACGGGAAAGAGCACACCCCCACATCAAGGAGGGAGAGAAATTGGAGCCCGCTCCTGTTAAAAAAGAGGATGCAGAAGAGTACCCCCACATCAAACATGAAGTAGAGGAGGACATCAAGTTTCCACCAATTGGTGTCTCTTTGAAAAGTGTAGATGAAGGTCGAAGTGAGGAGAGCAGAGGGGCAGAGCCCCCAAGCAGCAACTCAAGTCAACACGTGACATTAGAAGGTGATGGAAGCCGCCGTGGAGGATCACAGCCAGGTGGCCTCTTAGCTACCTTATCAGACAGTGATGACAAAACATCACACTCTTCTGACTATGATAATGAAGGCAGACAGTCTCAATTTGATATGACATTTCAAACTGACAACAAACAATGGAACTGTTCTCAGTGTGgcaaaacatttgtgaatgagaatattttgaaaaagcacATGAAAACACACAGCGCTGAGAAACTTTTTGCCtgtttagtttgtggtcaaagattctctcggaACCAACACTTAAGACAtgcaagaacccacactg GAAAACCAGCAGGTCTTTTTGATAAAACACATTCTAATTGTGCCCGTTCCCTAAAGCTTGCTGCAGAAATGCCTAACAGATCATCAATGGTACAGACACATAAATCTACAAAACATATGACAAGGTACAAGCAAATAAAAGACAGAAAACACCCAACTGCAAAAGGTCTGTTGGAGTTGTCAGGTATACAAGGTGAACATTCATATGCAAAGCAAGCCACACCATCAGAAACATCTGTGACTAACTCATCTTCAGAATGTGTGGACAAGTCACCATTTTCTGTTGATGCGACATCATCTCGATCAGAAAATTTAACATCATCAGAATCTGCTGAAAAACAATCATGCAGTTCCCAGCGATGCAAGATGAAAAGGGATGAATATCAAAGACTTCTTATTGAAAATTCTCATCTAAAGTCAGCATTAAACGATTCAAGAATAACACAAGAGACTttcaaagacaacaacaaaaaagtgaacTATTACACAGGTCTTCAGAgctacaaaacaatgatcactatTTTTGAGTACATTGAAGAATTCAttccagagaaaacacacacacatcgttCTTTAAGTAAGTTTCAAAAGTTCATTTTAGCCTTGATGAAACTGAGACACAATTTTCCTGAACAAGACCTGGCATATAGATTTGATGTATCTCAAGCAACTGTGTCTCGTACATTTTTGTCTGTTATTCATGTAATGTACATCAGGCTACAAAGATATATTTACTGGCCGGAAAGAGAAGACTTGAGAATGTCAATGCCGCTagaatttagaaaatatttttctttaaatgtttgTGTTATCATTGACTGtttggaaattttcatcgagAGGCCTTCAGATTTGAAATCCCGCGCTCAAACATGGTCGTCTTATCAGCACCACAACACTGCCAAATATCTTCTTGGAATTACTCCTCAGGGTTCAGTTTCGTTCATTTCAAAAGGTTGGGGAGGTCGTACAAGTGATAAGTACATTACTGAAAACTGCGGGTTATTAAAAAAACTTCATCCAGGAGATGTCGTGCTTGCATATCGTGGTTTTGACACAAAAGAGTGTGTTGGTTTTATGTGTGCTGAGGTAAAAATACCTGGATTCACCAAAGGCAGATCTCAGTTGCCAGGATTAGAGATTGAGAAAACACGCAGTATTGCACTTATGAGAATTCATGGAGAGCGTGTTATGAATTTAGtgagaaataaatacatgatcTTATCTGGAACATTACCAACCGGTTATTTATTAAGTCCAAATGGTAGCACCCCTGCAGTAGACAAAATTGTAACAGTATGCTGCTGTTTGGCCAATTTTTGCAGTTCGGTTGCTCCTTTCAATTGA